A genome region from Natronobeatus ordinarius includes the following:
- the thsA gene encoding thermosome subunit alpha produces the protein MGNQPLIVLSEESQRTSGKDAQSMNITAGKAVAEAVRTTLGPKGMDKMLVDSAGSVVVTNDGVTLLTEMDIDHPAANMIVEVAETQEDEVGDGTTSAVVVSGELLKRAEDLLEQDIHATTLVQGYRQAAAKARETLEEIAIDVDADDTEILHQIAATAMTGKGAESAKDHLADLVVDAVRAVADEDGIDTENVKVEKVVGGSIENSELVEGVIVDKERVSENMPYFVEDANVAIIDGALEVKETEIDAEVSVTDPDQLQQFLEQEEAQLKEMVDTLVDVGADAVFVDKGIDDMAQHYLAQEGILAVRRVKSSDATRIARATGAKPVSNIDDISEDDLGYAGSVAQQDVGGDQRIFIEDVEDAKAVTMILRGGTEHVIDEVDRAIEDSLGVVRTTIEDGQVLAGGGAPEVELSLALRDYADSVGGREQLAVEAFADALEVIPRTLAENAGLDPIDSLVELRSAHDGGDTAAGLDAYTGDTIDMAEEGVYEPLRVKTQAIESATEASVMLLRIDDVIAAGDLKGGSSDDDDDDMPADPGMGGMGGMGGGMGGMM, from the coding sequence ATGGGCAACCAGCCCCTCATCGTTCTTTCGGAGGAGAGTCAGCGAACGTCCGGCAAAGACGCACAGTCGATGAACATCACGGCCGGGAAGGCAGTCGCCGAGGCCGTACGGACCACACTCGGCCCGAAAGGGATGGACAAGATGCTCGTCGACTCGGCGGGCTCGGTCGTCGTCACGAACGACGGCGTCACGCTCCTGACGGAGATGGACATCGACCACCCCGCGGCGAACATGATCGTCGAGGTCGCCGAAACCCAGGAGGACGAGGTCGGCGACGGCACGACGAGCGCGGTCGTCGTCTCGGGTGAGCTCCTCAAGCGCGCCGAGGACCTCCTCGAGCAGGACATCCACGCGACGACGCTCGTCCAGGGCTACCGGCAGGCGGCCGCGAAAGCCCGCGAGACGCTCGAGGAGATCGCGATCGACGTCGACGCCGACGACACCGAGATCCTCCACCAGATCGCCGCCACGGCGATGACGGGCAAAGGTGCCGAGAGTGCCAAAGACCACCTCGCCGACCTCGTCGTCGACGCCGTCCGCGCGGTCGCCGACGAGGACGGCATCGACACGGAGAACGTCAAAGTCGAGAAGGTCGTCGGCGGCTCCATCGAGAACTCTGAGCTCGTCGAGGGCGTCATCGTCGACAAAGAGCGCGTCTCCGAGAACATGCCGTACTTCGTCGAGGATGCGAACGTCGCGATCATCGACGGCGCCCTCGAGGTCAAAGAGACCGAGATCGACGCCGAAGTTTCGGTCACCGACCCCGACCAGCTCCAGCAGTTCTTAGAGCAGGAAGAAGCCCAGCTCAAGGAGATGGTCGACACGCTCGTCGACGTCGGCGCCGACGCCGTCTTCGTCGACAAGGGTATCGACGACATGGCCCAGCACTACCTCGCCCAGGAGGGTATTCTGGCCGTCCGCCGCGTGAAGTCCTCCGACGCCACGCGCATCGCCCGCGCCACCGGCGCCAAGCCCGTCTCGAACATCGACGACATCTCCGAGGACGACCTCGGCTACGCCGGCAGTGTCGCCCAGCAGGACGTCGGCGGCGACCAGCGAATCTTCATCGAGGACGTCGAGGACGCGAAAGCCGTCACGATGATCCTCCGCGGCGGCACCGAGCACGTCATCGACGAGGTCGACCGCGCCATCGAGGACTCGCTGGGTGTCGTGCGCACGACCATCGAGGACGGCCAGGTGCTCGCCGGCGGCGGCGCGCCCGAAGTCGAGCTCAGCCTCGCCCTGCGCGACTACGCCGACTCCGTCGGTGGCCGCGAGCAACTCGCCGTCGAGGCGTTCGCCGACGCCCTCGAGGTCATCCCGCGCACCCTCGCGGAGAACGCCGGCCTCGACCCCATCGACTCGCTGGTCGAACTGCGCAGCGCCCACGACGGCGGCGACACCGCCGCCGGCCTCGACGCCTACACCGGCGACACGATCGACATGGCCGAAGAAGGCGTCTACGAGCCGCTGCGCGTGAAGACCCAGGCGATCGAGTCGGCCACCGAAGCGTCCGTTATGCTGCTTCGCATCGACGACGTCATCGCCGCCGGCGACCTCAAGGGCGGTTCCTCGGACGACGACGATGACGACATGCCCGCCGACCCCGGTATGGGTGGCATGGGCGGCATGGGTGGCGGCATGGGCGGCATGATGTAA